One genomic segment of Primulina tabacum isolate GXHZ01 chromosome 9, ASM2559414v2, whole genome shotgun sequence includes these proteins:
- the LOC142504407 gene encoding uncharacterized protein LOC142504407 has translation MISGGSTDGDSNRARKTKSRREWLEVDGRRRDEPVISFGPEDLKGVSLPHNDALVIQARVANYDVLRVFVDNDSSVNVIFKEALVQMNLHEYQLEAVETALFGFAGHAVYPEGEITLPLTLGAGELRKTAMTVFTVVDTPSLYNIILGRPAMNEMRVVASTYHQKIKFPVR, from the coding sequence atgatttcgGGAGGGTCCACAGATGGTGATTCCAACCGGGCTCGAAAAACGAAGAGTAGGAGGGAGTGGTTGGAGGTTGATGGGAGGAGGAGAGATGAACCAGTTATAAGCTTCGGACCAGAAGACCTCAAGGGAGTTAGTCTACCCCACAACGACGCTCTTGTCATCCAGGCCCGAGTGGCtaattatgatgtgttgagGGTATTTGTTGACAATGACAGCTCTGTCAATGTCATCTTTAAAGAGGCACTGGTCCAGATGAATTTGCATGAATATCAGTTAGAGGCGGTTGAGACTGCCCTGTTTGGCTTTGCTGGACATGCCGTATACCCTGAGGGAGAAATCACCCTGCCACTGACCCTGGGTGCCGGGGAGTTGAGGAAAACTGCGATGACAGTTTTTACAGTGGTGGATACCCCGTCCTTGTACAATATCATCTTGGGGAGACCAGCTATGAATGAAATGAGAGTTGTAGCCTCCACTTATCATCAGAAAATCAAATTTCCAGTTCGATGA